DNA sequence from the Simiduia curdlanivorans genome:
ACAAAGACAGCGGCGTCGCCATTGCGCGCCAACTGCGCGCAGGGCAATGCTATGTTAACGGCGGAAGCTTTAATTATTTGGCGCCCTTTGGTGGTTACAAACAGTCGGGCAACGGACGGGAATTTGGCGATGAAGGCATGCATGAGTTTATTGAAACCAAAGCCATGCAACTTTGAGTAATCATTCAATTTACTGGGCGCTGAGGCGCCCTTTTTCATTTAAAAGCCAGCAAAAAGGCAAAATGGTACGAATGAACCAACCTGAGTGAGATTTTCTTTGTCCTAATAAGCAACGGGAATTATTTCAATCACCATCTGCACAAAACAGCCTAAAAAACCACCGTCTCCGTTCGAAATTACACATATAGTTAATTAGAGGACTTTAAAATGCTTTTTAGTCGTCTAAATTAATATATCGTCGTCTAAATCTTTTTGTTTGTGTTAATGACGAGCACGGCGCTAAAAAAACCGCTTTCTTTAGAGCTAAAACTGTTAGTAGAACTTGATTTTCTAGAACTGATTCACACATTATCTCGGCTGGGGTTATACTCCGCCCTTGCACAGAATTGCACTACGGAGATAATGAGCTTCGTTCTACATGTAGTACAAGAGCACTAATAGGGATAGCAGCCAAGTGGCCTAGCCGGCATTTGGGTTTGTGCATGCAGTTCAAAACAAAAAGACACAAAAGGTAGCTATCTATGTTTGGATTTATTTCTGATTTTTTCACAGGTCGCAGCGCGCCCCAAGAAGCACCAAAACTTGCCGAAGCACCAAAACCGGGCACCACGTCTATTCCTTACGACCCAAACTTGATTGCTGCACTTGAAGCCGACCACTCAAAGCTTGTCGAACTTTATGGAAAAATGTGGGATGAAGGCTTCGACAAAAAGAATTACGTCAAACTATCTCGAATTCTGGGAGAATTTAAATCCCTCTTTCAAGGTCACCTGCTTAAAGAAAATGTAAGATTTTACGTTTACCTTGAACAATCATTGGGTGGCGATAAGCATACTCTAGCCGTGGTTAAGGAATTTCGATCAGACATGAATGATATCGCCAATGCGGTAATCGGCTTTTGCAAGCGCTACGGCAAAGGGCAATTTACCGCGGCTATGGAGTTGCAGTTTAAGAAAGATTATACCGCTATTGGCGAAGCCTTAACCCGTCGAGTTCAATCGGAAGAGCGCGACCTATATTCACTCTATCAAGCGTAGCGGCACCGACACTGCCGGCACAGGGTGCCGGCCCTGCCAGCTAGTCAGGTAAAAACCAGCATAACTATAAGAATGGAATCAGTAGATTGATTTAACGGCGCGCAGGCTTACGCACCGTTGTTGTTGAACAATTTACGGAGTTAAGCCGCACTGGATCAGAAAAATTGAACTCGCCCAAGGGCGGTCTGTTATTTCTTGCGCGATATATTGTATTAACCCACTATCCAGTGAGTGACATGGAAAACGCAAACCAACTTCGGCCTACAGCACAGCCTAGCGGTCGACCCAAAGCCTCGGGCAGTCAAACTGATTGCACCAACATCATTGTTGTTGGCACCGGGCCCGTCGGTATTCGTGCCGCCCGAATGCTAAAGGGGCAAAACCCTTGTCACAACATTTTGGTTTTCGGCGAAGAAACGTCTGCACCCTATAACCGCGTTCAACTATCCCTCTATTTATACGGCGAAATTTCGCGGGACGCGCTCACACTTCCCACTAAAACTGAACTCGAAGACGACATCGAATACCATTTCGGCAAGAAGGTCGTTGCCATCAATAAAGAAGATCGCCTGATTGTCGACCAATATGGCCAGAGCTATTTCTACGACAAGCTCATACTCGCCACAGGCTCCAAAGCGGTTTTCCCAGCTATACTCGGGAACACCTTAACCAACACCTTTACCTTCAGAACGCTCGAAGACACAGACAACTTATTAGCCCGAAAAAAGCACGGGCACGGCGTCTACATTATTGGCTCTGGCCCTCTCGGTATCGAAGCCGCCATCGGCATGAAAACCCGCGACAACCGCGTTTATCTACAGGCAAGAAATTACCTATTGGACCCCTCCTTGGATCGAAAAGCGCAAGAGATTCTCGGAGACAGCCTACAAACCGCCGGCATTTATGTCATCGAAGGCGATAACACAGAAAGTATTCTCGGCACCGACCACGTTATCGGTGTAGAGCTGAGCAGCGGCCGAATTATCGAATGCGATACCGTAGTATTTTGCACCGGCGTTACGGCAAATAAGGCCTTGGCAGATGGCGCCGAGCTAGCGACCAACAAAGGCATTCTCGTCAATGACGTCATGCAAACCAGCGACCCCTATATTTACGCGGTGGGCGAGTGCTCGGAACATGAGGGCAGAACCTATGGTTTAGTCGCACCTGGGTTTGAGCAAGTTACGGCTATGAGCACCCATGTCGCGGGCAACGCGCTGCCTTATACCGGTAGCAACACTAACATCAAATTGAAATTCGGCAGCCAATCGAGCGCCCTTATCGGTAAGGTCACCGATGCAGACTGCGAGACCTTTGTTTACGCAAATCGATTGAAAGGCATTTACCGTAAGCTGTTTCTCCACAATCAGGTGCTCGTGGGCTACATCTACATCGGCAACTGGATCGAACTAGCTCAACTACAGCAGGCGTACGCGGCTTGCACTCGGATTAAAACCAAAAGCCTCGAGCAATTCGAACAGACAGGGGTGCTATGGGACGATCCCAAACCCACCCACATTAAAGATCAGCCGGAAGAATATATCGTCTGCCTCTGTGAAAACGTCACTCGTGGCGCGCTAACCAAAGCCATGGAATCTGGTAACCGAACAATCGACAGTTTATGCAGCGCAACCAATGCCGGCGTTACCTGCGGGTCTTGTAAACCCTTGCTGGCAGAAATGCTTGATGCGCCCACACAAAATTTGGTGATGCGCCATTACAAATCCATTTACTGGTATTCCATTCTCGCCATCGCGCTGATGGTCGCAACGGTGCTGCTCAATCCCATCGGCATTGGCGAAAGCAGCCAGGTTAACTGGCAATTGGAAAAGCTCTGGTTCGATAATTTTTGGAAGCAAGTGAGCGGCTACAGCCTGCTTCTACTCAGCTTATTAGCTGCTGGGATATCCATTCGAAAGCGCTGGAAAAAACTCAATGTGGGCCATCTCGACGACTGGCGCTACGTTCACTCCATTATCGGTGTTATCGCATTGGTGATGTTGATGATCCATACCGGCATGCGCTTGGGGCACAATATGAACTTCGTGCTCATGGTGGTTTTTCTCTCGGCAACACTAACAGGCTCATTAGTAGGCGTGTTTATGGCTAGAAACCATCACTGGACCGACCTTAAGCTGCGCGAGCACCGCGCTTGGTGGTCGCGCGTACACTACACACTTTTATGGATGCTGCCAGCGCTGCTGAGTTACCACATACTGGCGGTTTACTATTTCTAATAATATGACTAATTACAATTTCAGGTTTTGGCATTACGGGCTGATTATCACTGCGCTGCTTTCGGGATTTCTCGGTTACAACTTGTGGCTGGGCGACAAGCGCGTTTTTATTTCCGGCCCGCCCACGCACGGCCATCATCAAATAGAAATGGCCTGCACCAGCTGCCATGGCGAAGGCTTTTCCGACGCAACCGTTATGCAAAATGCCTGTGAATCTTGCCATTTGGATGCACTCGACAAGTTTAGCGACACCCACCCCAAGTCAAAATTCACCGACCCACGAAATGCCGAGTTACTGTCACACCTAGATGCCACCCAATGTGTGAGCTGCCATCGAGAGCACAAACCGGAAATCACCCGGGCTTACGGCGTCACCTTAGCAAAAGATTTTTGCGCTCACTGCCATCAAGATATCGCCGAAGAGCGCGACAGCCATAAAGACTTTGGTTTTGAAACCTGCACTAACTCTGGCTGTCACAACTATCACGACAACACCGCTCTGTACGAAAACTTCCTCCGCAAACATGCCAATGAACCTGCACTGGGTAAAAAGCCCAAAATCCCGGCGCTGACTGGTTTAATTGAGTGGACCAAGAAAAACAAACAAACCCCAGCTCTGCAACAACAAGACGCCGATGCGCCATTAGAAAATAGCAACCAAAAAATTGTTAGCCAGTGGGCACTGAGTCACCACGCCATTGCCAATGTTAACTGCACACAATGCCACAGCCAAAACGAAAACTGGCAATCGAAGGGCACCGCGTTAACCATCGATAGCTGTGTCGAGTGCCACATCAAACAAAATGAAAGTTTTAAACAGGGCAAACATGGCATGCGCCTAGCAGATAGGCTAAGTGGCCAACTTTCGCCCATGTCGCCGACACTGGCAACCTTACCTATGCATAAAGATGCAATGCAACGGGTTAACACGTGTGTCAGCTGCCACGATCCACATCAACCCGACTTAACCTTTGCCGCGACCGACGCCTGTTTAGCGTGTCATAACGACGAACATTCGGCGAATTTTTACAACTCGAAACACGGGCAACTCTGGCGCGATAGTCAAAACGGCCTCTTGCCAGTAGAGCAAGCCGTTAGCTGTGCAACCTGCCATATGCCACGCCTGAAAAAAGGCAAAAAGGTTCACGCTGAACACAACCAAAATGCCAATTTACAACCCAACAGTAAAATGATTCGCAGCGTTTGCAGTCATTGCCATGGTGTGGAATTTACACTCGAAGCGCTGGCCAGCGAAGCGCAAATACAATCGAATTTTTCCAATAGCCTAGAGGGCCATCACAGTAGCATGGACCTCGTGCGCGATAGGATCGAGCAACGAAAGAAGCAGTAATTAATAAGGCCAACACTAGGAAAAGGAGTCACCAACATGAACAAGCAATTATTGATAGCCTCTCTTGCATTTGCCTCATTGAGTAGCGGCATAGCTCATGCAGAGATCACCCCGCAGCGCATGGCTGACGCCATCTACGCCGTCATCGCCTCAGATCGCGCTGTTTATACCACGCAAGTGGTCAATCGCCTGCAGAATGAAGACGAAGTCATCACTGCCGACGAGCACTGGAAAGAAGAATCTGCGCTACCGCTGCCCGCGCAAATGTTGCGCATGGGTGCCGAGGGCGTCGCCAAGCAGAACGCAGGCTTCACCTATGCGCTGCTATCAGAATGGCCCATCAACTCACAAAACTCGCCCAAAACCCCGATGGAAGCACAAGGGCTAACATTCGTTAGAACCAACCTGGGTAAAAACTTCTATGGCACTGAAGAGCTAGGCGGCAAGAAATACTTCACCGCCGTATACGCCGACATGGCCGTGTCTGAAGCCTGCACCAAATGCCACAACGATCATATCGACAGCCCTAAAACCGATTTCAAACTCGGCGATATTATGGGCGGCGTGGTCATGCGCATTCCGCTCGACTGATGCAATACAAAAAAAATGGGCGCCTAGCCACTGCTGTCCCACAAAAACGATATGACTATCGTTAGGCTTTAAGCCTCACAATAGATGCGACATCTCGGCGTATACTTGGACATGAGTTTGGCGCCCGCACAAGCGACACGACGTGAATACATCCATGTAGTCTCAACACCCGCATCCATGCGGGTGACGTTCGCTAGTACGGGCACCAAACTCTCCCGCGACATAACTGTGGGACAGCAGTGGCCTAGCGCCCTTTTTTTATTACCAACTGTGATTACAGCACTTGGTGCGCCAACACAAAGGTCAGCCAATAGCCGACAGAATAGGCAACCAGTAGATAGCCAAACATCGATAAGTAGCTAATGAAATTCAGCTCCTTCACTTTACTCATGGCAATAATACCGGCCGCCGAGCCGATAATTAGCATTGACCCACCTACGCCGGTGGCGTAAGTCATAGATAGCCAACTGGCTAGGTCCATTTCGACATCCGCCTTTAACACCGCCGCCGTCAATGGCACGTTATCAATCAGGGCCGACGACAAGCCCAACAAATAGTTAGCGTATTGTGGCGCCATCACTTCGTACATGCCGGTCAGGTAATTCAAGGTGCCAATCTCCTTTAACATACCAACGATGAGCAAAACGCCTAAGAAAAACAACAGCGTTTCAAACTCAATTTCGCGAATATAGTTCAAAATATTACGGTTGGTTTTTTTGCGCATTAAATACTGGGCCACCAAGAACATGCAGCTCAAACCAAATAGAAAGGTCAATACCGGTGGAATTTGAAAAAAGGCATTGAGAAAAAGCGTAGCGAAAATTGTCGCTAAGAATACACCAGAGATCACAATATCGTTGGACTCCAAGGGCTGGTGTTCGCCGCTAAAAACGATCCTGCCGCGCATGCGTACCGACATCATCGCGGCCAGTACTACCACACCGCAGAGTGACGGTGCTATGAGTAACAGCAAGTTGGGAATGCTTACCTTACCGGCTAGGAAAATCATCAGCGTTGTTACATCGCCCGTAATCAATGATACGCCACCACTGTTAACGGCAAAGACCACCAAGGTGGCGTATTTGAGGCGTTTGCGCACATGAATTTTTAAACTGGTTATCACCGCCAAAGACACCAAAGTGGCCGTGACGTTATCGGCAAAGGACGAAAACACGAAGGCGAAGCCACCCAGAAACACCATCAAGGTGCGCTCATGTAACTGGTTGGGTAGAATCCGCTGCACCAAACTCGAAACAAAGCCCTTGCTGTTAAGGTAAGCAACAAAGGTCATGGCCGACATTAAAAACAACCAGAGCGTGGCAATCTCGAGTAGGTTTTCATTCAACTGTTCCGATACCTGCTCTGGGCCGGAGCCATGCATGGGAAACAAATAAGCTAAAATCCAACACAAGGTGCCAATAAACAAGGTGGATTTGGCCTTGTTAATATGGATGACCTCCTCGAACACCACCATCAAAAAGGCAACAAATGCCAACAATCCTATAATCATACTCATTGAGGCCAAAACTCCGGGCTAAAATTTTGCCGCGCAGTTTACCCCTTAGTAGAAGTCGAACCAAGGTATTACTGAGCCCTCAGCCACCCATACCTCCTTTGAACTTTCTGCTTTACACAGGCTCTAAACCTCAACCCGCGACGTTCAAACCGAAAATCAGGTCGACCACAAAGGATGCACCTATGGCTGTTGTCAAAAATCTGTTTCTACTTTTAAGCCTCAGCTGCTTATTTAACTTAGCTCAAGCGGAATCAAACACTAAACCCGATTACCACTTCGAAGAACTGAAGTCTGTGAGCAGTATTCGAGCCTCTGACGTGAACGGCTGGGGTCGCATTAACGACCAAGTACTGGTGACAGGCCGAACCGCCTCGCGCAAATATATACTGGTACTGGCTCGGCCAGACCACGACCTCGCCTTTAGCACGGCACTAGGGGTAACCTCAAATGCCGGTCGAGTAGCCGTTAAATTCGACGAGGTTTACGCCGGCAATAGCACCATTCGGGTGGGCAACCGCATCATGATGATTTACGAAGTGAAAGGCAGCGACGCCATGAAACATGCTCGCGCACTGTTTGAGCTACGCGATTGCGAAAGCCAAAAAAATGCGGATTGTTCGAGCTTTACCAAGGCGGTAGAAGACACCACTGTGCCGGCACCGAAACAAGGAGCGGCACAATGATGATCAGGTATTAACAGAGCTTAAAAGCCTAAGGCCATTTTCGCCTTACCAAAGGCATCAATGGCCATATCCAATTCCTGCTGGGTAATGGCCGCCGACATTTGGGTGCGAATGCGGGCCTTGCCTTTGGGCACAACAGGGAAAGAAAAAGCCACCACGTAAACACCTAATTCGAGCATTTTTTCTGCCAGCGCGGCAGCTTTTTTAGCATCGTATAACATCACCGGTACGATGGCGTGCTCGCCCGGCAATAGATCGAAGCCGTGCTTTTCCAGACCGGCGCGGAAATAGGCCGTGTTAGCTTTAAGTTGTTCACGCAGCTTATCGTCTTGCACCAATTCCAACGCCTTGATAGCTCCAGCAACCACTGGCGGCGCTACGGTGTTAGAAAATAAGTAAGGGCGCGAGCGCTGGCGCAGCATGTCTACCACTTCTTGGCGCGCGGCAGTGAAGCCACCACTGGAACCACCCAAGGCTTTACCGAGGGTGCCAGTGATAATATCCACCCGCCCCATGACGCCGCAATGCTCTGGACTGCCGCGGCCTTTATCGCCGACAAATCCCGTGGCATGGGAATCGTCCACGTGCACCAGTGCATTGTATTTTTCCGCAAGATCACACAATTTTTGCAAGTTGGCGATATAGCCATCCATGGAAAACACACCGTCGGTGCTGATCAATTTAAACCTAGCACCGTTTTTATCGGCTTCGATCAACTGCGCCTCTAGGTCTGCCATGTCGCTGTTTTTATAGCGATAACGCGCCGCTTTGCACAGGCGCACACCATCGATAATTGAAGCGTGATTTAACTCGTCGGAAATAATCGCATCGTCAGCGGTCAGCAGCGTCTCGAATAAACCGCCGTTGGCATCGAAGCAACTGGGGTAGAGAATGGTGTCTTCCATACCCAAAAAAGCACTGAGCTTTTGCTCTAGGGTTTTATGCAATTGCTGGGTGCCACAAATAAAACGCACCGACGCCATACCGTAACCCCAAGTTTTCAAGCCCTCGGCACAGGCCGCTTGAATCTCCGGGTGTTGCGCCAAGCCTAAATAATTATTGGCGCACAAGTTGAGCACTTTTTTTCCGCCATTAACGGCAATCATCGCGCCCTGCGGGCCCTCAATGAAGCGCTCGCTTTTATACAAACCTGCTTCTTTAATTTCTTGCAGCTGAGTTTGTAAGTGTTGCTGAAATTTTCCGTACATAATTTTTCCTGAAAAAGTTAACAGGAAAAGTCCTTGCGCGCCCGCGCGCGCCCTTCCTGTAAGCTGTAAGCTGTAAGCTGTTTACTGTCAGCTGCTTTTTTATTCCCAACTCAGAATCACTTTCGCCGCATCGCCGGCGATCATGGCATCGAAGCCCTTTTGAAATTCGGTGTAATGTAAACGGTGAGTGATGACCGGCGTGATATCCAAACCGGTTTCCACCATCACGCTCATCTTGTACCAGGTTTCGTACATTTCGCGGCCGTAGATGCCTTTGATGGTGAGCATATTAAAAATCACTTTATTCCAATCAATGGCCACGTCTTCGGCCGGAATACCGAGCATGGAGATCTTGCCACCGTGGGCCATGTTGTCGAGCATGGAGTTAAACGCCGCGGGGCTACCAGACATTTCTAAACCCACGTCAAAGCCTTCACTCATGCCCAAGCTTTTTACCACATCTTCCAACTTTTCTTGGGTGACATTGACTGTGCGCGTTGCGCCTAACTTGGCGGCGAGCGCCAGACGGCTATCGTTTAAATCGGTAATGACAATGTGGCGTGCGCCTGCGTGTTTACACACGGCTGCAGCCATGGCGCCAATGGGGCCACTGCCGGTAATCAAGACATCTTCACCCAATAAGGGCCATTGCAGGGCAGTGTGTACGGCGTTGCCGAAGGGGTCGAACAAGGCCGCCACGTCGAGATCGATACCAGGGCGATGCTCCCACACATTGGCCGCCGGCAGTGCCACATATTCGGCAAAAGCACCGGCGCGATTAACGCCAATACCGGAGGTGTCGTTGCACAAATGACGGCGCCCGGCCATACAGTTGCGACAGTGGCCACACACCACATGGCCCTCGCCCGAGACAATTTGGCCGGGCTCGAAGTCCACTACGCTAGAACCCACCGAGACTATTTCGCCAACAAACTCGTGGCCGATCACCATGGGCGTTTTAATGGTTTTTTGCGACCATTTATCCCACTTATAAATATGCAGGTCGGTGCCGCAAATGGCAGTGCGTTTTACCTTAATCAACACGTCGGTGGGGCCGACTGTGGGCTCAGGAACATCTTCCAACCATAAACCGACTTTGGCTTCGCGCTTAACGAGTGCTTTCATGAACAACTCCTGATGTAGACCCTACAGTGATAGGCCAAACTCGGCGGTTTAACCAACCCTTTTAAGGAAAATGAGCGGGGCAACCTGCATCAGCTTGCGGGCCACCAAATTTGCGACGCGAAGATTATCGGGGAAAGCGTCGGCGGTAACAGACCCCGCAGTCAAATGACAATAATTTCACACTAGGCTTGGTTTCAAGCAAGGAATATTAATTAGGGCAAACTTAGACGCAATAACTGCTAGCGTGCACCGATGATCACATCGCCTAATTCAAGCACCCGGGTATCTTTGGTCAGAGATGCCAAATCCGCGGTCTGTAGATAGCGACGGAACTCGGTATCGGCCAGCATTTCTGCCACCCTCGGGTGGGATTTCACTCGGTTGATGCGGTGATAAGCATCCACCAACTGCGCCGCCGTCTCCTGTTCGAGCTGGCGATCGGTTAAGGCTTCCAGCTCGCGCTGCAGTGCCCATAGGTCTTTTACCGGTGCCGTGGCGATCAACTGATCAAAGGTGGGATCTTCGGTGAGTGCGAACACATCGCGATCTAGCAACAGATGTTGAGCCGAGGGCGAGGTTAGCAATTGGGTGAACTCTGGCTGCAGGGAAATTTTCTGTAATAACTTCACCCCTTTAAGCGGCGACAACACGATGGCATTAATCAGTTGGCTCACCGGCAATTCAGAGGGGGTGTCGAAGGCGTCCGTCTCATAGCCGTAATCGGACAAGCTGGTGGACTCGTCGAGCAGCGTCGAATGCTTGCGCAGCTGATCAAAGTCAGGCTTTACTCCGGCCAGAAACGCGATAATGGCCGCCATAGCCGCACCAGCCAACAAACCGACAATCATTCCCATCAGGCGCGAACCAAAACCAAGCTTGGCGGCGTCTGCGCTATTAACAACGGTTTCATCAACGTCGCTATCAGCGCATGGCTTAGGCTCGGCTTTTGGCTTCAACATGCGCGTTAACAATGAGCAGCCGGCACTGTAAAACAAGCCAAACATCAAGCCACCCACCACCAGCTGGTGGAAGTAGCTTGGCCAATCAAACCAAGTGCGGGTAATCGCCACCGCCGGCGCCAGCAAAGCCCCGGTAATGACCAGTGCCAATACCAAAAGCTGTAGGCGAAATAGGCTGTGGGAAAAACCTTGCAGGAAGCCACGCACACCCATACCGAGGGTAAGGGCTACAGCTATCCAAAATATCGGCGACTCAATCATAGTATTACGGCCTCTCCTTCGACCTTCTCTTACGCTTTGCCATGACTCCGCCCTGAGTCAAATTCTTACACCTTTTCGACACTTGCGGTAATCGGCCACAGACCAAGAACTACCAAGCGCCATATTTATGCGACCAACTACCGCTATCGGCTAGTTACCCATAGCACCACGGCATCGGCCTTAGACACAGATACCAAACAATGACCCATGCGCGCGTCATAATAGATGGAGTCACCCTCGGAAAGTTTCACCGGTTCGTAAAATTCTGTGTAAACCTCTACCACGCCACTCAGCACCAACATGAACTCCTCGCCCTCGTGCCGCACCCAATCTTCAAAATCATCGAAGCTGCGCGCGCGCACTGTGCATTTAAACGGCACCATCTTTTTATCGCGCATTTGGGTGCACAACAACTCGTGCTCATAGGTGGTGGTTGGGTGCGGCGTGCCCTCGTCCTTGCGAGTAATGTCGCGCCGGCCATTGGCCGTGGGGCCATCTTGGGGCGGCACGAACAATTGCGGGATATCGATACCCAAACCGGCGGTTAGCTTTTGCACTGCCTGAAAGGTGGGGGAGATTTGCTCATTTTCAATCTTTGATAGGGTCGATCGCGCCAAACCCGTTAGCCGGCTGGCCTCTTCCAAGGTCAAATTGTTGGCCAAGCGAATCTCTTTAAGGCGCTTACCCAGCTGCAAGGGCTCAACAAATTTACCGTCGTCTTTACGGGCTACTTCCAGCACAGAGGTTTGATCAGGCATTTTCTTGGCTTCCAACTCGCTCATGTCCGTCCTTTAAGCCGCTAAAAACGGGGGCTTTGCCGATGATGGGTGCGATACTACACGCGAATTTCCCCACTGCAAGGATAATAACAAAAGTTTCCTATAGGAAATTTGAATTGCTGGTTAGGAAACCTCCTGCTAGTATGCCGGCCTTAAAATCCGCCCAAGTCGAGCACCTTTTTGGCTGCTAGACTTGGCACTTTCCCAGCAGCCTTTTCACTGCAGCCATTGCGACAGGTAGATCATATGACCAGCCGTCTTCACCAGCTTGCCCATCACCATGAATTCATCGGCCGCCACATAGGCCCAGACCCACAGGACACCAACGAGATGTTGGCAGCTCTTGGCGTCTCTAGCATCGATGAACTGGTGGATAAAACGGTTCCGGCAAAGATTCGCTCCAATACCACGGCGGTATTGGGAGCGGCTGTGACCGAAAACGAGGCGCTGGCTTACCTGAAAGCCGTTGCCGGCAAGAACAAGGTGTTCAAAAGCTACATTGGCATGGGCTACCACGACACCCACGTACCTCATGTGGTGTTGCGCAATGTGTTGGAAAACCCGGGTTGGTACACGGCCTACACGCCCTACCAACCGGAAATTGCCCAGGGTCGGCTGGAAGGCCTGTTGAATTTCCAGCAGATGATCCTGGATTTGACCGGCATGGAACTGGCCAACGCCTCCATGCTCGACGAAGGCACCGCTGCGGCTGAAGCCATGGCCATGTGCAAACGCCAGATGCGCAAGAACAAGTCCGACAACTTCTTCGTGGCCGACGACACCCACCCGCAAACCATCGCCGTGGTGCAAACCCGCGCCGAGCACTTCGGTTTCAACGTGATAGTGGGCAACCCCGAAACGGATCTAGACCAGCAAGATTACTTCGGCGTATTACTGCAATACCCAGGCACCACGGGCGAAGTGAAAGACCTCACGGCCATTATCGACAAGGTTCACGCGGCCGACGCGCTAGCCACGGTGGCCACCGACCTGATGAGCATGGTGCTGTACAAGTCGCCAGGTTCTATGGGCGCCGACGTCGTAGTAGGCACTAACCAACGCTTCGGCGTACCCATGGGTTTCGGCGGCCCGCACGCCGGTTTCTTCGCCTTCCGCGATGCTTACAAGCGCTCGGCACCCGGCCGTATCATCGGCGTCTCCATCGACGCCCGCGGTCGCCAAGCCTTCCGCATGGCCATGCAAACCCGCGAGCAACACATTCGC
Encoded proteins:
- a CDS encoding hemerythrin domain-containing protein; translated protein: MFGFISDFFTGRSAPQEAPKLAEAPKPGTTSIPYDPNLIAALEADHSKLVELYGKMWDEGFDKKNYVKLSRILGEFKSLFQGHLLKENVRFYVYLEQSLGGDKHTLAVVKEFRSDMNDIANAVIGFCKRYGKGQFTAAMELQFKKDYTAIGEALTRRVQSEERDLYSLYQA
- a CDS encoding FAD-dependent oxidoreductase, whose product is MENANQLRPTAQPSGRPKASGSQTDCTNIIVVGTGPVGIRAARMLKGQNPCHNILVFGEETSAPYNRVQLSLYLYGEISRDALTLPTKTELEDDIEYHFGKKVVAINKEDRLIVDQYGQSYFYDKLILATGSKAVFPAILGNTLTNTFTFRTLEDTDNLLARKKHGHGVYIIGSGPLGIEAAIGMKTRDNRVYLQARNYLLDPSLDRKAQEILGDSLQTAGIYVIEGDNTESILGTDHVIGVELSSGRIIECDTVVFCTGVTANKALADGAELATNKGILVNDVMQTSDPYIYAVGECSEHEGRTYGLVAPGFEQVTAMSTHVAGNALPYTGSNTNIKLKFGSQSSALIGKVTDADCETFVYANRLKGIYRKLFLHNQVLVGYIYIGNWIELAQLQQAYAACTRIKTKSLEQFEQTGVLWDDPKPTHIKDQPEEYIVCLCENVTRGALTKAMESGNRTIDSLCSATNAGVTCGSCKPLLAEMLDAPTQNLVMRHYKSIYWYSILAIALMVATVLLNPIGIGESSQVNWQLEKLWFDNFWKQVSGYSLLLLSLLAAGISIRKRWKKLNVGHLDDWRYVHSIIGVIALVMLMIHTGMRLGHNMNFVLMVVFLSATLTGSLVGVFMARNHHWTDLKLREHRAWWSRVHYTLLWMLPALLSYHILAVYYF
- a CDS encoding cytochrome c3 family protein is translated as MTNYNFRFWHYGLIITALLSGFLGYNLWLGDKRVFISGPPTHGHHQIEMACTSCHGEGFSDATVMQNACESCHLDALDKFSDTHPKSKFTDPRNAELLSHLDATQCVSCHREHKPEITRAYGVTLAKDFCAHCHQDIAEERDSHKDFGFETCTNSGCHNYHDNTALYENFLRKHANEPALGKKPKIPALTGLIEWTKKNKQTPALQQQDADAPLENSNQKIVSQWALSHHAIANVNCTQCHSQNENWQSKGTALTIDSCVECHIKQNESFKQGKHGMRLADRLSGQLSPMSPTLATLPMHKDAMQRVNTCVSCHDPHQPDLTFAATDACLACHNDEHSANFYNSKHGQLWRDSQNGLLPVEQAVSCATCHMPRLKKGKKVHAEHNQNANLQPNSKMIRSVCSHCHGVEFTLEALASEAQIQSNFSNSLEGHHSSMDLVRDRIEQRKKQ
- a CDS encoding Tll0287-like domain-containing protein; protein product: MNKQLLIASLAFASLSSGIAHAEITPQRMADAIYAVIASDRAVYTTQVVNRLQNEDEVITADEHWKEESALPLPAQMLRMGAEGVAKQNAGFTYALLSEWPINSQNSPKTPMEAQGLTFVRTNLGKNFYGTEELGGKKYFTAVYADMAVSEACTKCHNDHIDSPKTDFKLGDIMGGVVMRIPLD
- the nhaD gene encoding sodium:proton antiporter NhaD — encoded protein: MSMIIGLLAFVAFLMVVFEEVIHINKAKSTLFIGTLCWILAYLFPMHGSGPEQVSEQLNENLLEIATLWLFLMSAMTFVAYLNSKGFVSSLVQRILPNQLHERTLMVFLGGFAFVFSSFADNVTATLVSLAVITSLKIHVRKRLKYATLVVFAVNSGGVSLITGDVTTLMIFLAGKVSIPNLLLLIAPSLCGVVVLAAMMSVRMRGRIVFSGEHQPLESNDIVISGVFLATIFATLFLNAFFQIPPVLTFLFGLSCMFLVAQYLMRKKTNRNILNYIREIEFETLLFFLGVLLIVGMLKEIGTLNYLTGMYEVMAPQYANYLLGLSSALIDNVPLTAAVLKADVEMDLASWLSMTYATGVGGSMLIIGSAAGIIAMSKVKELNFISYLSMFGYLLVAYSVGYWLTFVLAHQVL
- a CDS encoding DUF6491 family protein, which produces MAVVKNLFLLLSLSCLFNLAQAESNTKPDYHFEELKSVSSIRASDVNGWGRINDQVLVTGRTASRKYILVLARPDHDLAFSTALGVTSNAGRVAVKFDEVYAGNSTIRVGNRIMMIYEVKGSDAMKHARALFELRDCESQKNADCSSFTKAVEDTTVPAPKQGAAQ
- a CDS encoding glycine C-acetyltransferase, which gives rise to MYGKFQQHLQTQLQEIKEAGLYKSERFIEGPQGAMIAVNGGKKVLNLCANNYLGLAQHPEIQAACAEGLKTWGYGMASVRFICGTQQLHKTLEQKLSAFLGMEDTILYPSCFDANGGLFETLLTADDAIISDELNHASIIDGVRLCKAARYRYKNSDMADLEAQLIEADKNGARFKLISTDGVFSMDGYIANLQKLCDLAEKYNALVHVDDSHATGFVGDKGRGSPEHCGVMGRVDIITGTLGKALGGSSGGFTAARQEVVDMLRQRSRPYLFSNTVAPPVVAGAIKALELVQDDKLREQLKANTAYFRAGLEKHGFDLLPGEHAIVPVMLYDAKKAAALAEKMLELGVYVVAFSFPVVPKGKARIRTQMSAAITQQELDMAIDAFGKAKMALGF